A window of the Polaribacter batillariae genome harbors these coding sequences:
- the aroC gene encoding chorismate synthase: MSFNSFGNLLKVTTYGESHGTAIGGVIDGFPAGLKVNFEAIQEELDRRKPGQSKIVTQRKEPDTVEFLSGIFDGITTGTSIGFIIRNTNQKSKDYNHNTNVYRPSHADYTYDKKYGIRDYRGGGRSSARETANWVVAGALAKQLISSININAFTSSVGDIFIDKPYQDLDFSKTESNIVRCPDATSAEKMIDKIKEIRKVGDTIGGTITCVAQNVPVGLGEPIFNKLHAALGKAMLSINAVKGFEFGSGFCGAKMKGSEHNDVFNEDGSTQSNLSGGIQGGISNGMDIYFRVAFKPVATIMSAQQTINSDFEVTEITGKGRHDPCVVPRAVPIIEAMTALVLADFWLLNKSRKV, encoded by the coding sequence ATGTCATTTAATTCTTTTGGAAACTTATTAAAAGTAACAACATATGGTGAATCGCATGGAACTGCAATTGGTGGAGTTATCGATGGATTTCCTGCGGGTTTAAAAGTGAATTTTGAAGCAATCCAAGAAGAGTTAGATAGACGTAAACCTGGACAATCTAAAATTGTTACACAGCGAAAAGAACCAGATACTGTAGAGTTTTTATCAGGAATTTTTGATGGAATTACCACTGGAACTTCCATAGGCTTTATCATTAGAAATACAAATCAAAAATCTAAAGATTATAACCACAATACAAACGTTTACAGACCCTCTCACGCAGATTACACCTATGATAAAAAATACGGAATAAGAGACTATAGAGGTGGTGGAAGAAGTTCTGCTCGTGAAACTGCAAATTGGGTAGTTGCTGGTGCTTTGGCAAAACAATTAATTTCCTCGATAAACATTAATGCTTTTACCTCTTCTGTTGGAGATATTTTTATCGATAAACCTTACCAAGATTTAGACTTTTCTAAGACAGAAAGTAATATTGTTCGTTGTCCTGATGCAACCTCAGCAGAAAAAATGATTGATAAAATTAAAGAAATTAGAAAAGTAGGAGATACCATTGGAGGAACCATTACTTGCGTTGCACAAAATGTTCCTGTGGGTTTGGGAGAACCTATTTTTAACAAATTACATGCAGCTTTGGGCAAAGCAATGTTATCTATTAATGCTGTTAAAGGTTTTGAGTTTGGAAGTGGTTTTTGTGGCGCTAAAATGAAAGGTTCTGAACATAATGATGTTTTTAATGAAGATGGCTCTACCCAATCGAACCTTTCTGGCGGAATACAAGGTGGAATTAGCAATGGGATGGACATCTATTTTAGAGTGGCTTTTAAACCTGTTGCTACAATTATGAGCGCTCAGCAAACTATAAATTCTGATTTTGAGGTTACAGAAATAACTGGAAAAGGCAGGCACGACCCTTGTGTTGTACCAAGAGCTGTGCCAATTATTGAAGCAATGACTGCACTCGTTTTAGCTGATTTTTGGTTACTTAACAAATCTAGAAAAGTATAA
- a CDS encoding phytase → MVFYKIKNSIVFTICVLVTLSCSKGSQLPQIKPDVITEKTVNDTDDPAIWIHPTDPSKSIVFGTDKKTNGAVYAFNLEGKIIEDKTIRNIKRPNNVDLEYGFKINDSTTTDILVFTEREKQQIRIFSVPEMKPLDNGGLPVFKDEKKIENRLPMGVAFYKSPIDSSFYAIVGRKRGPKEKYLYQYKLIAKNGTIKTELVRKFGNFSGKKEIEAIAVDGEMGFVYYADERHCIRKYYAEPTKGNTEISCFGGDYFLADIEGIAIAKMPDKTGYLIISDQKKGQFNLFDRTTNAFVKAVNLSTLETDGCEVVTVPLNDTFKSGLFVAMNSEKNFYFYDLDKLLK, encoded by the coding sequence ATGGTTTTTTATAAAATAAAAAATAGCATTGTTTTTACAATTTGTGTTCTAGTTACTTTATCCTGCTCGAAAGGAAGCCAATTACCACAAATTAAACCAGATGTTATTACAGAAAAAACGGTAAACGATACAGATGACCCTGCAATTTGGATTCATCCAACAGACCCTTCAAAAAGTATTGTTTTTGGTACAGATAAAAAAACAAACGGAGCTGTTTATGCTTTTAATTTAGAAGGAAAAATTATCGAAGATAAAACCATTAGAAATATTAAAAGACCCAATAATGTCGATTTAGAATATGGTTTTAAAATAAACGATTCTACAACAACAGATATTTTAGTATTTACAGAAAGAGAAAAACAACAAATTCGAATTTTTTCTGTTCCAGAGATGAAACCTTTAGATAATGGAGGTTTGCCAGTTTTTAAAGATGAAAAAAAGATAGAAAATAGGCTTCCTATGGGGGTTGCTTTTTACAAATCTCCCATAGATTCTTCTTTTTATGCAATTGTTGGGCGAAAAAGAGGGCCAAAAGAAAAGTATTTATATCAATATAAACTAATAGCTAAAAACGGTACGATTAAAACAGAATTGGTAAGAAAATTTGGTAATTTTAGTGGTAAAAAAGAAATTGAAGCCATTGCTGTTGATGGTGAAATGGGCTTTGTTTACTATGCAGATGAGCGCCACTGCATTCGAAAATATTATGCAGAACCAACCAAAGGCAATACAGAGATTAGTTGTTTTGGCGGAGACTATTTTTTAGCAGATATCGAAGGAATTGCAATTGCAAAAATGCCAGATAAAACGGGTTACTTAATTATTTCCGATCAAAAAAAAGGGCAATTTAATTTATTTGATAGAACTACAAATGCATTTGTAAAAGCGGTTAATTTATCGACTCTAGAAACCGATGGTTGCGAAGTAGTAACAGTTCCTTTAAACGACACATTTAAAAGCGGATTGTTTGTAGCGATGAACAGCGAAAAGAACTTCTATTTTTACGACTTAGATAAATTGTTGAAATAA
- a CDS encoding TonB-dependent receptor, which yields MKQTNLLKFFFLTICLSFLTQKVTAQTGSIQGLITDENGMYVPGASIEIKTLKKGSISNFEGRFTMVAIPIGKHTIKVTYLGYEDVKKEILVKDNETTSVKIQLNSANIELEGIEIKSYRLGGQSKALNTQKNNLNITNVVSTDQIGKFPDSNIGDAVKRIPGITMQVDQGEARNIIIRGLSPQLNSVTLNGSRIPSAEGNNRNVQMDLIPSDMIQSIQVNKAITPDMDGDALGGSVNLITKTAPIGFRVSATAGSGINTITNKRILNGSFLVGNRSKNKKFGWMVSATINDNDFGSDNVEAEWTDKFGYFNGTDEVEIDVNPYTNVFEQRTYLVQRVRRSFAANFDYRINNNNNIYLKTMYNWRDDRENRFRLEQEILDAEDIEMADFTLTNNTPTRFPVEVKRQSKGGINNNRNKNRRLEDQRMQNYSLGGNHIAGNLKIDWMSSFSKASEERLNERYAEFESKYSINNDISNPRFPLFTAENSTDFNNLTSFEFGEITEENQYTEEKDYNTFINFELPADFFGEGAGFIKFGARGRFKNKLRDNNFFEFDLESEYPTLASVPTKNYSDPNFLVGSQYQAGIFADEKWLGDLDLTNGKAVTDEFLRANYKVKENVWAAYIMTNQKLTNKLSVLAGFRFEQTNLTATGNNILDEDTLNGVITKKNSYANFMPGLHFKYDISKNTVLRFAWTNTLARPNYVDITPTLDVITGDEEIYIGNPDLNPTTSINFDLMGETYFKSVGILSGGLFYKKIKDFIYTFQTETTGNDYGPNTTGFEVYQPLNGDKASIFGVELALQRKLDFLPGFLKNFSIYANYTYLTSNANGIRNEDGEERTDLDLPNTTPNMFNGSLGYADKRFTARISANFSDSYIDEIGGNNFEDRYYDKQFFLDFNTTVIINKNFRIYADVNNITNQPLRYYQGVRERTMQIEYYGRRLTIGLKYDLFNN from the coding sequence ATGAAGCAAACTAATTTATTAAAATTCTTTTTTCTAACGATATGCCTATCGTTTTTAACTCAAAAAGTAACAGCACAAACAGGAAGCATTCAAGGCTTAATTACAGATGAAAATGGTATGTATGTTCCAGGTGCAAGTATCGAAATTAAAACTCTTAAAAAAGGAAGTATTTCTAACTTCGAGGGGCGTTTTACAATGGTAGCCATTCCAATTGGAAAACATACAATTAAAGTTACATACCTTGGCTACGAAGATGTTAAAAAAGAAATTCTTGTAAAAGATAATGAAACGACAAGTGTAAAAATTCAACTTAATTCTGCGAATATAGAGCTAGAGGGAATTGAGATTAAATCTTACAGATTAGGAGGGCAATCGAAAGCTTTAAATACCCAAAAAAACAATTTAAACATTACCAATGTGGTTTCAACAGATCAAATTGGTAAATTTCCAGACAGCAATATTGGAGACGCTGTAAAAAGAATTCCAGGAATTACAATGCAAGTAGATCAAGGTGAGGCTAGAAATATTATCATTAGAGGGCTTTCTCCACAATTAAACTCGGTAACTTTAAATGGAAGTAGAATACCGTCTGCAGAAGGAAATAACAGAAATGTACAAATGGATTTAATTCCTTCTGACATGATACAATCGATTCAAGTTAACAAAGCAATCACACCAGATATGGATGGAGATGCTTTGGGTGGTTCTGTAAATTTAATAACCAAAACTGCACCTATAGGTTTTAGAGTATCTGCAACAGCAGGTTCTGGGATAAACACCATTACCAATAAAAGAATTTTAAACGGTTCTTTTTTAGTAGGAAACCGTTCTAAGAATAAGAAATTTGGTTGGATGGTTTCTGCAACTATAAATGATAACGATTTTGGTTCTGACAATGTAGAAGCAGAATGGACAGATAAATTCGGGTATTTTAATGGAACAGATGAAGTGGAGATAGACGTAAACCCTTACACAAATGTATTCGAACAACGCACTTATTTGGTACAGAGAGTTCGTAGAAGTTTTGCCGCAAATTTCGATTATCGAATAAATAATAACAACAACATCTATTTAAAAACCATGTATAATTGGAGAGACGATCGTGAAAATCGTTTTCGATTAGAGCAAGAAATTTTAGATGCAGAAGATATAGAAATGGCCGATTTTACACTTACAAACAATACACCAACAAGGTTTCCTGTAGAAGTAAAAAGGCAGTCTAAAGGAGGTATAAATAATAACAGAAATAAAAACAGACGATTAGAAGACCAAAGAATGCAAAATTACAGTTTGGGAGGAAATCATATTGCAGGAAATTTAAAAATCGACTGGATGAGTTCTTTTTCCAAAGCTTCCGAAGAACGTTTAAACGAACGTTACGCAGAATTTGAATCTAAATATAGTATAAATAACGACATCTCTAATCCTAGATTTCCGCTTTTTACTGCAGAAAATTCTACTGACTTTAATAATCTTACGAGTTTCGAATTTGGAGAAATTACTGAAGAAAACCAATATACAGAAGAAAAAGATTACAATACATTTATAAATTTTGAATTGCCAGCCGACTTTTTTGGAGAAGGAGCAGGATTCATAAAATTTGGAGCAAGAGGCCGATTTAAAAATAAATTAAGAGATAACAATTTTTTCGAGTTCGATTTAGAAAGCGAATACCCAACCTTGGCTTCTGTACCCACAAAAAATTACTCAGACCCTAATTTTTTAGTAGGAAGTCAGTACCAAGCAGGTATTTTTGCTGATGAAAAGTGGTTAGGAGATTTAGATTTAACTAATGGAAAAGCAGTTACAGATGAGTTTTTACGCGCAAATTATAAGGTTAAAGAAAATGTTTGGGCCGCTTATATAATGACCAATCAAAAATTAACAAACAAATTAAGCGTCTTAGCTGGTTTTCGTTTCGAACAAACCAACTTAACAGCAACAGGAAATAATATTTTAGATGAAGATACTTTAAATGGTGTAATTACGAAAAAAAACTCTTACGCTAACTTTATGCCTGGTTTGCATTTTAAATACGACATATCTAAAAATACCGTCTTAAGATTTGCGTGGACAAACACCTTAGCAAGACCCAATTATGTAGATATAACGCCCACTTTAGATGTTATTACTGGAGACGAAGAAATATATATTGGAAATCCAGATTTAAATCCTACAACTTCGATAAACTTCGATTTAATGGGAGAAACTTATTTTAAAAGTGTTGGTATTCTTTCTGGAGGTTTGTTTTACAAAAAAATAAAAGATTTTATTTATACCTTTCAAACCGAAACTACAGGAAACGATTACGGACCTAATACAACAGGATTCGAAGTTTATCAACCTTTAAACGGAGATAAAGCCTCCATTTTTGGGGTAGAACTTGCTTTGCAGAGAAAATTAGATTTTTTACCAGGATTTTTAAAGAACTTTAGCATTTACGCAAACTATACATATTTAACTTCAAACGCAAACGGAATTCGTAACGAAGATGGAGAAGAAAGAACAGATTTAGACTTGCCCAACACAACTCCGAACATGTTTAACGGTTCTTTAGGCTATGCAGACAAACGTTTTACGGCAAGAATTTCTGCCAATTTTTCCGATTCTTATATCGATGAAATAGGAGGAAACAATTTTGAAGATCGTTATTACGACAAGCAATTTTTCTTAGATTTTAACACAACAGTAATTATCAATAAAAATTTTAGAATTTATGCTGATGTGAATAACATTACGAATCAACCTTTGCGATATTATCAAGGAGTTAGAGAGCGTACAATGCAAATAGAATATTACGGTAGAAGATTAACAATAGGTTTAAAATACGACCTTTTTAACAACTAA
- a CDS encoding type II toxin-antitoxin system RelE/ParE family toxin yields the protein MKPKFEVIFLEQAIDFMSKIDAKAKKKIYYNLDKAKLENDPKLFKKLTDEIWEFRTLYQGIQYRLFAFWDKNDKTETLVLSTHGMVKKVSKVPKAQIEKALKIRAEFFGE from the coding sequence ATGAAACCAAAATTTGAGGTAATTTTTCTTGAACAAGCTATTGACTTTATGAGTAAAATAGATGCTAAAGCAAAAAAGAAAATTTACTATAATTTGGATAAGGCAAAACTTGAGAATGACCCAAAACTGTTTAAGAAACTGACTGATGAAATTTGGGAGTTTAGAACACTTTACCAAGGAATTCAATATAGACTTTTTGCTTTTTGGGACAAAAACGATAAAACTGAAACTCTTGTCTTATCTACTCACGGAATGGTTAAAAAAGTGAGCAAAGTTCCAAAAGCACAAATTGAAAAAGCATTAAAAATTAGAGCTGAATTTTTTGGCGAGTAA
- a CDS encoding helix-turn-helix domain-containing protein: protein MATKNKKMKMMTLDQMKDKDIGKIGTPERDKYEFDLRMEVLGDMIKSVRKERNLTQEQLGELIGVQKSQISKLERNTKNVTIETILKVFKALKANVRFSVEMNDFDFKVT from the coding sequence ATGGCAACTAAAAATAAAAAGATGAAAATGATGACACTTGACCAAATGAAGGACAAAGACATCGGAAAGATTGGAACGCCAGAGCGTGACAAATATGAATTTGACTTGCGAATGGAAGTCCTTGGCGATATGATTAAATCTGTACGAAAAGAACGAAATTTAACACAAGAACAACTTGGCGAATTAATTGGAGTTCAGAAATCACAAATTTCTAAATTGGAAAGAAACACGAAAAACGTGACTATCGAAACAATTTTAAAGGTATTTAAAGCCTTAAAAGCAAACGTCCGATTTAGCGTCGAAATGAATGATTTTGACTTTAAAGTAACGTAA
- the cas2 gene encoding CRISPR-associated endonuclease Cas2, producing the protein MSENRYSAYRIMWVLVFFDLPTETKKERKAAGLFRKKLIADGFTMFQFSIYLRHCPSRENSKVHKKRVKRSLPKHGKVCILEITDKQFANMELFHGIKEIDLPQPTQQLQLF; encoded by the coding sequence ATGTCAGAAAATAGATATAGCGCTTATAGAATTATGTGGGTACTAGTTTTTTTTGATTTACCAACAGAAACCAAAAAAGAGCGAAAAGCAGCAGGCTTATTTCGTAAAAAACTAATTGCCGACGGTTTTACCATGTTTCAATTTTCTATTTACTTAAGACATTGCCCAAGTAGAGAAAACTCTAAAGTACATAAAAAACGCGTAAAAAGAAGTTTACCCAAACACGGTAAAGTCTGTATTTTAGAAATTACAGATAAGCAATTTGCAAATATGGAGCTTTTTCATGGTATTAAAGAAATAGATTTGCCACAACCCACCCAACAATTACAATTATTTTAG
- the cas1 gene encoding type II CRISPR-associated endonuclease Cas1 produces MIKRTIYIGNPSYLKLKQKQLVVQEPESKEIIGTVPIEDIALLMLDHYQITISNQLLIKLQGNNVAVISCDEHHLPFGMMLPMYGHSEYSERIKHQLAASEPLKKQLWKQTVEQKIANQEALLNLNNKFSEPLTEYKLTVKSGDTSNREGMAAQYYWKHLFDNFSRERFGETPNNLLNFGYAVLRSIVARALVSSGMLPVLGIFHKNKYNAYCLADDIMEPYRPFVDKLVFNYVNSSYRDSFKLTKPAKAQILTIATQDVFIDGVVRPLFVAVTTTTSSLYKCFTGELRQIKYPELD; encoded by the coding sequence ATGATTAAAAGAACCATTTACATAGGCAACCCGTCTTACCTAAAATTAAAGCAAAAGCAACTAGTTGTTCAAGAACCAGAAAGTAAAGAAATAATTGGTACAGTGCCAATAGAAGACATAGCTTTGCTAATGTTAGACCATTATCAAATAACAATTAGCAATCAGCTCTTAATAAAATTACAAGGCAATAATGTAGCTGTTATTAGTTGCGATGAACATCATTTACCATTTGGAATGATGTTGCCAATGTATGGACACTCAGAATATTCAGAAAGAATAAAACATCAATTAGCAGCCTCAGAACCTCTAAAAAAACAACTATGGAAACAAACCGTTGAGCAGAAAATAGCAAACCAAGAAGCGTTATTAAATTTGAATAATAAATTTTCAGAGCCTTTAACAGAATATAAATTGACGGTAAAAAGTGGCGATACAAGCAATAGAGAAGGAATGGCTGCACAATATTACTGGAAACATTTGTTTGATAATTTTTCGAGAGAACGTTTTGGAGAGACACCTAATAATTTGCTAAATTTTGGTTATGCAGTTTTAAGAAGTATAGTGGCGAGAGCCTTGGTTAGTAGTGGCATGTTACCAGTTTTAGGAATTTTCCATAAAAATAAATACAATGCATATTGTTTGGCAGATGATATTATGGAACCTTACAGACCTTTTGTAGATAAGTTAGTTTTTAATTATGTGAATAGTAGTTATCGAGATAGTTTTAAATTAACGAAACCGGCAAAAGCCCAAATTTTAACCATTGCAACACAAGATGTCTTTATAGATGGAGTGGTTAGACCTTTATTTGTAGCGGTTACGACTACAACATCGAGTTTATATAAATGTTTTACAGGAGAATTAAGGCAAATTAAATATCCAGAGTTAGATTAG
- a CDS encoding YpdA family putative bacillithiol disulfide reductase codes for MKIFDIVIIGGGPIGIACGLEAQKKELSYLILEKGPIVNSLYNYPVNMQFFSSSEKLEINEIPFISKEAKPRRSEALEYYRRITTSNKLNINLFEKVTKVSKGEDKFTIVSNKNTYKSNHVIIATGFYDIANMLNVIGENLPKVSHYYNDPHFYAGQKLAIIGASNSAIDAALECYRKGAEVTLIIRGKEVGQRVKYWVRPDIINRIEEGSIKAFYNSTVKEILEDKIIINTKNREITIQNDFVLALTGYKPNFTFLEQIGISFSNDGKKIPSYNKETMETNIKGVYLAGVICGGMETHKWFIENSRIHAKIIVKAVLERGKKV; via the coding sequence ATGAAGATTTTCGATATTGTTATTATTGGTGGAGGTCCCATAGGAATTGCTTGTGGCTTAGAAGCTCAAAAAAAAGAGTTAAGCTATTTAATTTTAGAAAAAGGACCCATTGTAAATTCGCTATATAATTACCCTGTAAATATGCAGTTTTTCTCTTCTTCAGAAAAGTTAGAAATCAACGAAATTCCGTTTATTAGCAAAGAAGCAAAACCAAGAAGAAGCGAAGCGTTAGAATATTACAGAAGAATTACAACCTCGAATAAACTAAATATTAACTTATTTGAAAAAGTAACTAAAGTTTCTAAGGGAGAAGATAAATTTACGATTGTTTCTAATAAAAACACTTACAAATCTAACCATGTAATTATTGCAACGGGTTTTTACGATATTGCCAATATGCTAAATGTTATAGGAGAAAATTTACCGAAAGTTTCGCACTATTATAACGACCCTCATTTTTATGCAGGACAAAAATTAGCTATAATCGGTGCGAGTAATTCCGCAATCGATGCCGCTTTAGAATGTTACAGAAAAGGAGCAGAGGTAACTTTAATTATTCGAGGAAAAGAAGTTGGGCAACGTGTAAAATATTGGGTAAGACCAGATATTATTAATAGAATAGAAGAAGGCAGTATTAAAGCATTTTACAATTCTACCGTAAAAGAAATTTTAGAAGATAAAATAATCATCAATACTAAAAACAGAGAAATAACAATCCAAAACGATTTTGTTTTGGCCTTAACAGGTTACAAACCCAATTTTACTTTTTTAGAACAAATAGGTATTAGTTTTTCTAATGACGGTAAAAAAATACCATCTTATAACAAAGAAACGATGGAAACCAATATCAAAGGAGTTTATTTAGCTGGCGTTATTTGTGGTGGCATGGAAACCCATAAATGGTTTATAGAAAACTCTAGAATTCATGCTAAAATTATTGTTAAAGCTGTTTTAGAGAGGGGTAAAAAGGTTTAA
- a CDS encoding FMN-binding glutamate synthase family protein: MRNTILSILILATVLCGVLVYFIPQTGTIILLAIAGILTLIAIYDSLQTKHSLLRAFPLVARLRWFFEEERDKIQQYFIEDNLNGTPINREKRSLVYQRSKQQIETVPFGTQHNVYKKGYEFVKHSMFPRDHHQIAGERVIFGSDKCTQKYSGSIIHISAMSFGSLSKNAIKALNQGAKMGNFAHNTGEGAISPYHLQGGDLIFQIGTGYFGAGRFDGEGKRIFDDNTFKKNAIRPEVKMIEIKFSQGAKPGHGGILPAKKNTEEIAEIRAVTPFTKVDSPPGHSAFSNYDEMVVFIQKVRDLSEGKPVGIKLCVGNNDEIENMIKTFALAGNYPDFISVDGAEGGTGAAPLEFSNYIGTPLIEGLVFINKLLIAYGLKKQIKIIASGKAVDAFDVVRYLALGADAVAMARSFMLSLGCIQARECNLDTCPVGVATQDKDLVKALVVEKKNVRVKNYHHKTIAAIKEMVAAMGISNISDLKPKHVFRRQKEKVVNLEEVYYLEKEVI; this comes from the coding sequence ATGAGAAATACCATACTTTCTATACTTATTTTAGCAACAGTTCTTTGCGGGGTTTTGGTTTATTTTATACCACAAACAGGCACTATAATTTTACTGGCGATAGCAGGAATCTTAACCTTAATTGCAATTTACGACAGTTTACAAACCAAACACTCGTTATTAAGAGCATTTCCATTAGTAGCAAGATTAAGGTGGTTTTTCGAAGAAGAAAGAGATAAAATTCAGCAATATTTTATAGAAGATAATTTAAATGGCACCCCTATAAATAGAGAAAAAAGAAGTTTGGTGTACCAACGTTCTAAACAACAAATAGAAACAGTTCCTTTTGGTACACAACACAATGTGTATAAAAAAGGATACGAATTTGTAAAACATTCGATGTTTCCACGAGACCATCATCAAATAGCTGGAGAAAGAGTAATTTTTGGTTCAGATAAATGCACGCAAAAATATAGTGGTTCCATTATACATATTTCTGCAATGTCTTTCGGTTCGCTTAGTAAAAATGCCATAAAGGCATTAAATCAAGGAGCAAAAATGGGTAATTTTGCCCATAATACAGGAGAAGGCGCAATTTCTCCTTACCATTTACAAGGAGGCGATTTAATATTTCAAATAGGCACAGGATATTTTGGGGCAGGAAGATTCGATGGAGAAGGAAAAAGAATTTTCGACGATAACACTTTTAAAAAAAATGCCATTCGTCCAGAAGTAAAAATGATTGAAATTAAATTTTCGCAAGGAGCAAAACCAGGACATGGAGGTATTTTACCTGCCAAAAAAAATACCGAAGAAATAGCAGAAATTAGAGCTGTTACGCCGTTTACAAAAGTAGATTCGCCTCCAGGTCATTCCGCTTTTTCAAATTATGATGAAATGGTTGTTTTCATTCAAAAAGTAAGAGATTTATCTGAAGGAAAACCAGTAGGAATTAAATTATGTGTTGGAAACAACGACGAAATCGAAAACATGATTAAAACCTTTGCACTTGCTGGTAATTATCCAGATTTTATTTCGGTAGATGGAGCAGAAGGAGGCACAGGAGCTGCCCCATTAGAGTTTTCTAATTATATAGGCACTCCATTAATCGAAGGCTTGGTTTTTATAAATAAGTTACTAATTGCATACGGATTAAAAAAACAAATTAAAATTATTGCAAGCGGCAAAGCTGTTGATGCTTTTGATGTAGTAAGGTATTTGGCTTTAGGGGCAGACGCTGTTGCAATGGCAAGAAGTTTTATGCTTAGTTTAGGGTGCATTCAAGCAAGAGAGTGTAATTTAGATACCTGCCCAGTTGGTGTTGCTACCCAAGATAAAGATTTGGTAAAAGCATTGGTTGTAGAGAAAAAAAATGTACGAGTAAAAAATTACCATCATAAAACCATTGCAGCAATTAAAGAAATGGTTGCAGCAATGGGCATTAGTAATATTAGCGACTTAAAACCCAAACATGTTTTTAGAAGACAAAAAGAAAAGGTAGTAAATTTAGAAGAGGTTTATTATTTAGAAAAAGAGGTAATTTAA
- a CDS encoding GAP family protein has translation MTDIAILPLALTVMLGPQILVGMLLITRKDPVKSSLVYVLAIIATLISTTYLYYLLANITDLHKASIGNKPLVKYFLIVVFIFLIIRSIVNRNKITEPPKWMQGISTASLGKIFVIGFCLIAFMPTDIAIAFSVANLLNSESNSFLEAMPFFGAVLFISILPLAIYFSLGSNGSKYLEKINIWLNTHGYIINVIVLTFFILLLI, from the coding sequence ATGACAGACATTGCAATCTTACCTCTGGCACTAACAGTAATGTTGGGCCCCCAAATTTTAGTGGGTATGTTATTAATTACCAGAAAAGATCCCGTAAAAAGTTCTTTAGTTTACGTTTTAGCCATAATAGCTACTTTAATATCTACAACCTATTTATATTATTTGCTTGCAAATATTACAGATTTGCACAAGGCTTCTATAGGCAATAAGCCTTTGGTTAAATACTTTTTAATTGTAGTATTTATATTCTTAATAATTCGTTCGATAGTAAATCGTAATAAAATTACAGAACCACCAAAATGGATGCAAGGTATTTCAACAGCCTCTTTAGGTAAAATTTTTGTTATTGGGTTTTGTTTAATTGCTTTTATGCCAACAGATATTGCAATTGCTTTTAGTGTTGCAAATCTTTTAAATAGCGAATCCAATTCCTTTTTAGAAGCAATGCCTTTTTTTGGAGCCGTTTTATTTATATCTATCTTGCCTTTAGCCATTTATTTTTCTTTAGGTTCAAATGGTTCAAAATATTTAGAGAAAATAAACATTTGGCTAAATACCCATGGCTATATTATAAACGTTATTGTTTTAACTTTTTTTATATTACTTTTAATTTAA